A portion of the Streptomyces sp. NBC_01335 genome contains these proteins:
- a CDS encoding condensation domain-containing protein: protein MSEPEVPAADLAADVVEVPFAGDRSGTAPLTWGQQAIWNAILRTAPNDIYFNIGRLLPLGERGRTTDLAQLTAAVAALMERHEALRTRLRGTERTPDQSLSDSGRLPLTVVDEPRPEHADAAARHLLDRLSATRFDYEREWPLRVGAVRSEGRVTHAVLVLCHLACDGHAAEQVVRDLRLLVVRGSAGRKPRATPMDLAVEQRGPVGVRRSERALAHWESFYRSIPPTMFPQQAAAPRTPRFWSGRLVSEALALATDALAAAHRVSGSTVLMTGMAALVAADGGHETAAMMPIVGNRTSADHRDLVAMLSQDAPFLLDTTGAVRFTDLLPVAWRAAMAGYRAAAYDPVAWEALRERIGRERGTPVHPYCCYNDQRFFARPPADGPPPGADELREARTRTRFSFPATQERLGCRYCVHVTEEQGTLAVMLTADTAYLPPAAIRAHLEALEELITAAACGSSPLLADLPGLLERGDGART from the coding sequence GTGAGTGAGCCGGAGGTCCCCGCGGCGGACCTCGCGGCCGACGTGGTCGAGGTCCCCTTCGCCGGGGACCGCTCGGGGACGGCGCCGCTGACCTGGGGGCAACAGGCGATCTGGAACGCGATCCTGCGGACCGCCCCGAACGACATCTACTTCAACATCGGCCGGCTCCTCCCCCTGGGCGAGCGCGGCCGGACGACCGATCTGGCGCAGCTGACCGCCGCGGTGGCGGCGTTGATGGAACGCCACGAGGCCCTGCGGACCAGGCTGCGGGGGACGGAGCGGACGCCGGACCAGTCGCTGTCGGACTCGGGCCGACTGCCGCTGACCGTGGTCGACGAACCACGGCCGGAGCACGCGGACGCGGCCGCACGGCATCTGCTCGACCGGCTGAGTGCCACCCGGTTCGACTACGAACGGGAGTGGCCGCTGCGGGTCGGCGCGGTGCGCAGCGAGGGCAGGGTGACGCACGCGGTGCTGGTGCTGTGTCATCTCGCCTGCGACGGACACGCCGCCGAACAGGTGGTGCGCGACCTGCGGCTGTTGGTCGTACGCGGCTCCGCCGGCCGGAAGCCGCGCGCCACCCCGATGGATCTCGCCGTGGAACAGCGCGGACCGGTGGGGGTGCGCCGCAGCGAGCGGGCGCTGGCCCACTGGGAGTCCTTCTACCGCAGCATCCCTCCGACGATGTTTCCCCAGCAGGCCGCAGCCCCCCGGACGCCCCGGTTCTGGAGCGGCCGGCTGGTGTCGGAAGCCCTCGCCCTGGCCACCGACGCACTGGCCGCCGCACACCGCGTCAGCGGGTCGACGGTACTGATGACCGGCATGGCGGCTCTCGTCGCGGCCGACGGCGGGCACGAGACGGCCGCGATGATGCCCATCGTCGGCAACCGCACCTCCGCGGACCACCGGGATCTGGTGGCGATGCTGTCCCAGGACGCGCCGTTCCTCCTCGACACCACCGGAGCCGTACGGTTCACGGACCTGCTGCCGGTGGCGTGGCGTGCGGCGATGGCCGGGTACCGGGCCGCCGCGTACGACCCCGTCGCGTGGGAGGCGCTCCGTGAGCGGATCGGCAGGGAACGCGGCACGCCCGTGCATCCGTACTGCTGCTACAACGACCAGCGGTTCTTCGCGCGCCCGCCGGCGGACGGCCCCCCGCCGGGAGCCGACGAGCTGAGGGAGGCCCGGACGCGTACGCGGTTCTCCTTCCCCGCCACCCAGGAACGGCTGGGCTGCCGCTACTGCGTCCATGTGACCGAGGAACAGGGAACGCTCGCCGTCATGTTGACCGCCGACACCGCGTACCTGCCGCCGGCCGCGATCCGGGCGCACCTGGAGGCGCTGGAGGAACTGATCACCGCCGCCGCGTGCGGGTCCTCCCCGCTGCTGGCCGATCTGCCCGGGCTGCTGGAGCGCGGGGACGGCGCCCGCACCTGA
- a CDS encoding MbtH family protein, giving the protein MNTSIRYQVVVNEEEQHALWPADSLPPQGWQPDGFSGTEDECVVHVDEVWPDIRPLSLRRRLAEQEQL; this is encoded by the coding sequence ATGAACACGAGCATCCGCTACCAGGTGGTGGTCAACGAGGAGGAGCAGCACGCCCTGTGGCCGGCCGACTCGCTCCCGCCGCAGGGCTGGCAGCCGGACGGATTCAGCGGCACGGAGGACGAGTGCGTCGTCCACGTCGACGAGGTCTGGCCCGACATCAGGCCGCTGAGCCTGCGCCGCCGGCTGGCAGAGCAGGAACAGCTGTGA
- a CDS encoding phosphopantetheine-binding protein, whose translation MSAAAPATGTRARLAVLIREAMDGQIGTAELLTPRATLTEVGVTSLGLLRLADALEEEFGVEVDLADPSFYRETVDTLAARVDAADAGQPRE comes from the coding sequence GTGAGCGCCGCCGCCCCCGCCACCGGGACGCGCGCCCGGCTCGCCGTGCTGATCCGCGAGGCCATGGACGGGCAGATCGGCACGGCCGAACTCCTCACGCCCCGGGCGACCCTGACCGAGGTGGGAGTCACCTCGCTGGGCCTGCTGAGACTGGCCGACGCCCTGGAGGAGGAGTTCGGCGTCGAGGTCGACCTCGCCGACCCGTCGTTCTACCGGGAGACCGTGGACACGCTGGCCGCCCGGGTCGACGCCGCGGACGCCGGACAGCCCCGTGAGTGA
- a CDS encoding NUDIX hydrolase codes for MLESVDRFTTVVHVHTVVRQDGQLLLSRRALQLPGGGWWQLPGGHLNEDESVVAGAIRELAEETGVVVETQDLVFRHLMHHRNRAGASRVSVFFEATRWSGEPRNMEPDRCCRIGFFAEDELPSPLLPQVAGALTALRDETPFSVAGWADEPAPVG; via the coding sequence ATGCTGGAATCAGTCGACCGGTTCACCACGGTCGTCCACGTGCACACCGTCGTCCGGCAGGACGGGCAGCTGCTGCTCAGCAGGCGTGCCCTCCAGCTCCCCGGCGGCGGCTGGTGGCAGCTGCCCGGCGGCCACCTGAACGAGGACGAGTCCGTCGTGGCCGGTGCGATCCGGGAGCTGGCCGAGGAGACGGGCGTCGTCGTCGAGACGCAGGACCTGGTCTTCCGCCACCTGATGCACCACCGCAACCGCGCGGGCGCCTCCCGCGTCAGCGTCTTCTTCGAGGCCACGCGCTGGTCCGGCGAGCCGCGCAACATGGAGCCGGACCGCTGCTGCCGGATCGGCTTCTTCGCCGAGGACGAGCTGCCCTCCCCGCTGCTCCCGCAGGTGGCCGGCGCCCTCACCGCACTGCGCGACGAGACCCCGTTCTCCGTCGCGGGCTGGGCCGACGAGCCGGCCCCGGTCGGCTGA
- a CDS encoding alpha/beta fold hydrolase produces the protein MSIAHRLLGSGDHRVLVLHDWFGTSAGWGSFLDYLDGATFSYAFLDYRGYGDRKAVTGAYTLAEIADDALTLADELGWQHFSLVGHSMGGKAVQQVLAQAPQRVRKLIGLAPVPAGAYPLDADGEALFYGAAQDRDKRLAIMDLVTGRRASRVWVDLMVDRSLQLSTREAFGGYVKDWVSADLTERIAGSPVPVKVIVGEHDLALTAEVMRETWLSHYPNAELEEIANSGHYPMHETPVALATALEAFLRA, from the coding sequence ATGAGCATTGCGCACCGCCTGCTCGGATCCGGTGACCACAGGGTCCTGGTGCTCCACGACTGGTTCGGCACCAGCGCCGGATGGGGGTCCTTCCTCGACTACCTCGACGGTGCCACCTTCAGCTACGCCTTTCTCGACTACCGCGGTTACGGCGACCGCAAGGCCGTCACCGGCGCGTACACACTCGCCGAGATCGCCGACGACGCCCTCACCCTGGCCGACGAACTCGGCTGGCAGCACTTCTCCCTCGTCGGCCACTCCATGGGCGGGAAGGCCGTTCAGCAGGTACTGGCGCAAGCGCCGCAGCGGGTACGCAAACTGATCGGGCTCGCTCCCGTCCCCGCAGGGGCGTACCCGCTGGACGCCGACGGCGAGGCGCTCTTCTACGGCGCCGCGCAGGACCGCGACAAGCGGCTGGCGATCATGGACCTGGTCACCGGTCGACGCGCGAGCCGGGTGTGGGTCGACCTGATGGTCGACCGCTCCCTCCAGCTCTCGACCCGAGAGGCGTTCGGCGGCTACGTCAAGGACTGGGTCTCCGCCGACCTGACCGAGCGGATCGCCGGCAGCCCCGTCCCGGTCAAGGTCATCGTCGGCGAGCACGATCTCGCCCTGACGGCCGAGGTGATGCGGGAAACGTGGCTCAGCCACTACCCGAACGCCGAACTCGAAGAGATCGCCAACAGCGGCCACTATCCGATGCACGAGACCCCAGTGGCACTGGCTACGGCGCTGGAGGCGTTCCTGCGCGCCTGA
- a CDS encoding HAD family hydrolase — translation MALQAPGGGASPARLRLPQAAVIGFDLDLTLVDTRPATALALRRVNEGLGLAIDADAVAARIGPPLRELLSPWVPARLLRPAAELFLAAFLELGEGSAAPMPGAAALMDAVRSAGGRCSVITSRRDSTATACLRWSGLRADSLDCRLSGPGKADAMRARAVAAYVGDHPLDVAGALAAGVPAVGVTTGAHSAAELLAAGADFVAPSLHALRPLLTPLPSGPAEG, via the coding sequence GTGGCCCTCCAGGCACCGGGCGGCGGCGCCTCCCCGGCCCGCCTCCGCCTGCCGCAGGCCGCGGTGATCGGCTTCGACCTGGACCTCACCCTGGTCGACACCCGCCCGGCGACGGCCCTGGCGCTCCGCCGGGTCAACGAAGGGCTCGGCCTCGCGATCGACGCCGACGCGGTCGCCGCACGCATCGGCCCGCCGCTGCGCGAGCTGCTGTCCCCGTGGGTGCCGGCCCGCCTGTTGCGGCCCGCCGCCGAGCTCTTCCTCGCCGCGTTCCTGGAGCTGGGTGAGGGGTCGGCCGCACCGATGCCGGGCGCGGCCGCCCTCATGGACGCGGTCCGCTCCGCCGGCGGCCGCTGCTCGGTGATCACCAGTCGGCGGGACAGCACGGCCACGGCCTGCCTGCGCTGGTCCGGCCTGCGCGCCGACTCCCTCGACTGCCGGCTCTCGGGGCCCGGCAAGGCGGACGCGATGCGCGCCCGCGCCGTCGCCGCCTACGTCGGCGACCACCCGCTCGATGTGGCCGGTGCGCTCGCCGCCGGCGTACCGGCCGTCGGCGTCACCACCGGCGCCCACAGCGCCGCCGAACTCCTGGCGGCGGGCGCGGACTTCGTCGCCCCGTCCCTGCACGCCCTCCGCCCCCTGCTCACCCCGCTGCCCTCGGGTCCCGCCGAAGGATGA
- a CDS encoding phospholipase codes for MRRQVAMLLGTVALSLPLALLPAASASAAPADKPQVLSSWTQTSASSYNSWNAARTNQGAWAAYGFDWSTDYCSTSPDNPFGFPFQTACARHDFGYRNYKAAGTFSANKARLDSALYADLKRVCAAYSGATLTSCNATAWTYYHAVDIFGTAPAGTSTAGLPRSA; via the coding sequence ATGCGTCGCCAGGTCGCCATGTTGCTCGGCACCGTCGCCCTCTCGCTCCCGCTCGCCCTGCTGCCCGCCGCATCCGCCTCGGCCGCGCCTGCGGACAAGCCGCAGGTACTCAGCTCATGGACCCAGACGAGCGCCTCCAGCTACAACAGCTGGAACGCGGCCCGCACCAACCAGGGCGCGTGGGCCGCCTACGGCTTCGACTGGTCGACCGACTACTGCAGCACCTCGCCCGACAACCCGTTCGGCTTCCCGTTCCAGACGGCCTGCGCCCGCCACGACTTCGGCTACCGCAACTACAAGGCCGCCGGCACGTTCTCCGCCAACAAGGCGCGCCTCGACTCCGCCCTCTACGCCGACCTCAAGCGCGTCTGCGCCGCCTACTCCGGCGCGACACTGACCTCGTGCAACGCCACGGCCTGGACGTACTACCACGCGGTGGACATCTTCGGAACCGCACCGGCCGGGACGAGCACCGCCGGACTGCCCCGGTCCGCCTGA